The proteins below are encoded in one region of Sedimentibacter sp. zth1:
- a CDS encoding IS110 family transposase → MFNFNNRNYISVGIDVGSTFSFMSIVDNNGNIILKPFKILHNSIDSLERAISAIKKAEESHSMKSHIFLESTGIYHFPLFCFLNESGFEAHIINPLITHSIKNSGIRKVKNDKLDSIGIARLGLSNNLKTSVMPVKLVLELRSLVRKHYDIMDQRSAHINKLKADLHTVFPQYLNIFSDVCGVTSRMILKNYCTPDKILRAHKSSLIEKISKSSRKGISKATQCYEKLSNAANAAKTFGCNIDSVYFNISLTIDLIEYLDTVIESILNQINLLVDKHKSEKFINQIHLLDSISGVGFLSAVTIMCEIGDFSAFKNPKQLFAYFGMDPEVNQSGKFNATEMHMSKRGSRIARRVVFAIALSNIHSTSNGKAINPYLQAYYRKKTESKPKKVAIGAVMHKICNIIFAVLRDEKSFELRSPETHISNYKQSLQLLAA, encoded by the coding sequence ATGTTTAATTTTAATAATCGTAACTATATCTCCGTTGGTATTGATGTTGGTTCAACTTTTAGTTTTATGTCTATTGTTGATAACAACGGAAACATTATTTTGAAACCTTTTAAAATACTACATAACAGTATAGATTCTCTTGAACGTGCTATTTCTGCAATAAAAAAAGCAGAAGAGTCACATTCCATGAAATCACACATTTTCCTGGAATCTACCGGAATCTATCACTTTCCGCTCTTCTGCTTCCTGAATGAATCAGGATTTGAGGCCCATATTATTAACCCTCTCATCACTCATTCTATCAAAAATTCAGGAATAAGGAAAGTAAAAAATGATAAATTAGATTCTATTGGCATCGCTAGACTTGGTTTATCTAACAATTTAAAAACCTCTGTTATGCCTGTTAAGCTTGTTTTAGAGCTTCGTAGCTTAGTTCGTAAACATTATGACATTATGGATCAACGCTCAGCTCATATTAATAAACTAAAAGCGGATTTACATACTGTTTTTCCTCAATACCTTAATATTTTCTCAGATGTTTGTGGTGTTACATCTCGCATGATTTTAAAGAATTATTGTACTCCTGATAAAATATTAAGAGCGCATAAATCATCTTTGATTGAAAAAATATCTAAATCTTCTAGAAAAGGTATTTCAAAAGCTACTCAATGCTACGAAAAACTTTCTAACGCAGCAAATGCAGCCAAAACCTTTGGTTGTAATATTGATAGTGTGTATTTCAATATTTCTTTAACTATTGACTTAATCGAATATTTAGATACTGTTATTGAATCTATTTTAAATCAAATAAATTTGCTTGTTGATAAGCATAAATCCGAAAAGTTTATTAATCAAATTCATTTGCTAGATTCAATTTCTGGTGTTGGTTTTTTATCTGCTGTTACCATAATGTGTGAAATTGGTGATTTTAGTGCTTTTAAGAACCCTAAACAGCTGTTTGCTTATTTTGGTATGGATCCTGAAGTTAACCAATCAGGCAAATTCAATGCTACTGAAATGCATATGTCTAAGCGTGGTTCACGTATCGCTAGACGTGTTGTTTTTGCTATTGCTTTGTCTAATATACATTCTACAAGTAATGGTAAAGCTATTAATCCCTATTTACAAGCTTATTACCGAAAGAAAACTGAATCTAAACCTAAAAAGGTTGCTATTGGTGCTGTTATGCACAAAATCTGTAATATCATTTTTGCAGTGCTACGTGATGAAAAATCTTTTGAACTCCGTTCTCCAGAAACTCATATTAGTAACTACAAACAATCATTACAGCTACTTGCTGCATAA
- a CDS encoding GNAT family N-acetyltransferase, whose product MEINIRRISQEDFEKVSKIVCRNFMEVNIKDYTKEEMERLRDIYTPEKINSISNMAHMYVACINEEIVGCGAIHSFWGKEDESMLRTIFVQPEFHGKGIGRKLIETLESDEIFKRAKRVEVPASITSYEFYIKMGYTHLNGMKKLDDERHYRLEKIRFV is encoded by the coding sequence ATGGAAATTAATATCAGAAGAATATCGCAAGAAGATTTTGAGAAAGTATCAAAAATTGTATGTCGAAATTTTATGGAAGTGAATATAAAAGATTATACAAAAGAAGAAATGGAAAGATTAAGAGATATTTATACTCCGGAAAAAATTAATAGTATTTCAAACATGGCACATATGTATGTTGCTTGTATTAATGAAGAAATAGTAGGTTGCGGTGCTATTCATAGCTTTTGGGGAAAAGAAGATGAAAGTATGCTTCGAACAATTTTTGTACAGCCAGAATTTCATGGTAAAGGCATAGGAAGAAAATTAATTGAAACATTAGAAAGTGATGAAATTTTTAAACGAGCTAAGAGGGTAGAGGTACCTGCATCAATTACATCATATGAATTTTATATTAAAATGGGATATACACATCTAAATGGTATGAAGAAATTAGATGATGAAAGGCATTATCGTTTGGAAAAAATAAGATTTGTGTAA
- a CDS encoding S41 family peptidase: MFKRKSIRIITYILAGLILMGGILLGYYKLFIDPYRQTVRAFEKTMAITETLSKKEALEDLDFLYEKLQNRHPLWSEKDNNIIVNVEEKYIEIRNGIKEEVSVLEFYKACSEMLSLFHDGHTFVVYNNDFRVIDDFSQIEQYGAPVKINGVLFETVLDNFKKHSSYEFDFYIEKKFLRSMYIVDINLMLADIDVSQGVTFTFEINGEEVDFDYNFIPYMSGESNEKYKWVYYEIDVENGIGIFTLKQCNYNEEYKLQVKDFFTQVKEKGIPNVIVDLRGNGGGNSSVANEFFNYMSINQYNSWDSDIRLGWYTLENRDIVIKNKKSEPLFDGELYVLTDTWTYSAAMDFAMLVKDNRLGTLIGEPSGNSPDSFGDLLCFDLPNSHIGLGVSLKRWYRIDQTKAGDPVMPDYEVPAEEALKKAYELIKKELEE, translated from the coding sequence ATGTTTAAAAGAAAATCAATAAGAATAATTACTTATATTCTAGCAGGTCTAATACTGATGGGAGGGATACTACTTGGATATTATAAGTTGTTCATAGACCCATATCGTCAAACTGTTAGAGCATTTGAGAAAACGATGGCGATAACAGAAACATTATCGAAAAAAGAAGCACTTGAAGACCTGGATTTTTTATATGAGAAATTACAAAATAGACATCCTTTATGGTCAGAGAAAGACAATAATATCATTGTCAATGTAGAAGAAAAGTACATAGAAATAAGAAATGGTATAAAGGAGGAAGTGAGTGTATTAGAATTTTACAAAGCTTGTTCTGAGATGCTCTCCTTATTCCACGACGGACATACATTTGTTGTATACAATAATGATTTTCGTGTGATTGACGATTTTTCACAGATTGAACAGTATGGAGCTCCTGTGAAAATAAATGGTGTATTGTTTGAAACCGTTCTTGATAATTTCAAGAAGCATAGCTCATACGAATTCGATTTTTATATAGAAAAGAAATTTTTGAGAAGTATGTATATTGTTGATATTAACCTAATGTTAGCGGATATTGATGTATCCCAAGGGGTCACATTTACATTTGAGATAAACGGTGAAGAAGTAGATTTTGATTATAACTTTATTCCATATATGAGTGGAGAATCCAATGAAAAATACAAGTGGGTTTATTATGAAATTGATGTAGAAAACGGCATTGGAATATTTACGCTTAAACAATGTAACTATAATGAAGAATACAAGCTGCAGGTGAAGGATTTTTTCACACAAGTCAAGGAAAAGGGTATCCCCAATGTTATTGTAGATCTTCGTGGAAACGGTGGGGGCAATTCTAGTGTCGCAAACGAATTTTTCAACTATATGAGCATTAATCAATACAATAGCTGGGATTCGGATATAAGATTAGGGTGGTATACATTAGAAAATAGGGATATTGTTATTAAGAATAAAAAATCGGAGCCACTATTTGATGGTGAACTCTATGTACTGACCGATACATGGACTTACAGTGCAGCGATGGATTTTGCTATGCTTGTGAAGGACAATCGTCTTGGTACTTTGATTGGAGAACCTTCTGGAAATTCACCAGATAGTTTTGGCGATTTATTATGTTTTGATTTGCCAAATTCTCATATTGGGTTGGGAGTATCATTAAAAAGATGGTATAGAATTGATCAGACTAAAGCTGGAGATCCAGTTATGCCTGATTATGAAGTTCCAGCAGAAGAGGCATTGAAAAAAGCTTACGAACTAATTAAAAAAGAACTTGAAGAGTGA
- a CDS encoding class I SAM-dependent methyltransferase: MRVIESILNDNIFFTKEQNKYCFIKDNNDRPEWSVILDNYIVDEEIDLNMKKRYINQRQKTYSNGFQYFFEHITESNGVIVDLASGPSGYFSPVFDFLKDDSIFIATDACKSIINAHVEANNDNRFYVFDIDLDKSLPFKDNSVDAFCGNLLNNINNYRELLSEVYRCLKPGGKLAVIELFFEKDSLTYEYLVNENAVYSSVEQYTDYCKSIGFNIVGSQIKEEIIGKIDPNDLLPIGENDKCLETIVLLEK; encoded by the coding sequence ATGAGAGTAATAGAATCTATATTAAATGACAATATATTTTTTACAAAAGAACAAAATAAATATTGCTTTATTAAAGACAATAATGATCGTCCTGAATGGTCTGTAATTCTTGATAATTACATTGTTGATGAAGAGATAGATTTAAATATGAAAAAGCGCTACATCAATCAAAGACAAAAAACATATTCAAATGGTTTTCAATATTTCTTTGAACATATTACTGAGTCAAATGGTGTAATTGTTGATTTAGCAAGTGGTCCATCAGGTTATTTTTCACCAGTATTTGATTTTTTGAAAGATGATAGCATTTTCATAGCAACAGATGCATGTAAATCTATTATTAACGCCCATGTTGAAGCAAATAACGATAATAGATTTTATGTTTTTGATATTGATTTGGACAAGTCATTACCATTTAAGGATAATAGTGTGGATGCCTTTTGCGGAAATCTATTAAATAATATAAATAACTACAGAGAACTGTTATCAGAGGTATATAGATGTTTAAAACCTGGTGGAAAGCTTGCAGTTATCGAATTGTTTTTTGAAAAAGATAGTTTAACTTATGAATATCTTGTCAATGAAAATGCGGTATATTCTTCAGTTGAACAGTATACAGATTATTGTAAATCAATAGGGTTTAATATTGTAGGTAGTCAAATTAAAGAAGAAATTATTGGGAAGATTGATCCAAATGATTTGCTACCTATTGGTGAAAATGATAAATGTTTAGAAACAATAGTGCTTTTAGAAAAATAA
- a CDS encoding sugar phosphate isomerase/epimerase: MISIYDWFGYDLTIDERYRLIKKAGFDGVMLWWSNGFGRDIHGWNNYRKGPQIARENGLFVENIHAPVENQNNLWLDNIDGEALLNCYIKCILECEEFEIPTVVIHLPNEDYKCNALGLDRINKIAEKAEKHKINVAFENLRNLANIKQVLEKVESERIGFCYDSGHHIRRYEDYDMLAEYGSRLMALHLHDNNGEHAQHGLPFDGTLDWNKIMRNIEVTNYKGSIGIEVMNWEYIHISADEFLREAFNRAKILEELMLILR; the protein is encoded by the coding sequence ATGATATCAATATATGATTGGTTTGGTTATGATTTAACAATAGATGAGCGTTATAGATTAATAAAGAAAGCGGGATTTGATGGTGTCATGCTATGGTGGAGTAATGGATTTGGTCGTGATATACATGGATGGAATAACTACAGAAAAGGACCACAAATTGCTAGAGAAAATGGATTATTTGTAGAAAATATTCATGCACCAGTAGAAAATCAGAATAACCTTTGGTTGGATAATATAGATGGTGAAGCTTTATTAAATTGTTATATAAAATGTATATTGGAATGTGAAGAATTTGAGATTCCAACAGTGGTTATACATTTGCCGAACGAAGATTATAAATGTAATGCATTGGGATTAGATAGAATAAATAAAATTGCAGAGAAAGCTGAAAAACATAAAATTAATGTTGCTTTTGAAAATTTACGAAATCTTGCAAATATAAAACAAGTGCTAGAGAAAGTAGAATCTGAACGTATAGGTTTTTGTTATGACAGTGGACATCACATTCGCCGTTATGAAGACTATGATATGTTAGCTGAGTATGGTTCACGTTTGATGGCATTACATTTACATGATAATAATGGCGAACATGCTCAACATGGATTGCCGTTTGATGGAACTCTTGATTGGAATAAGATCATGAGAAATATTGAAGTGACAAATTATAAAGGTTCAATTGGTATAGAAGTCATGAACTGGGAGTATATACATATATCAGCAGACGAATTTTTAAGGGAAGCATTTAATAGAGCTAAAATTTTAGAAGAATTAATGTTAATATTAAGATAG
- a CDS encoding amidohydrolase family protein, translating to MDWKKIKKIDGHMHLLPPESLKLKKQYEPETWGHADVEEFLDIMKEYNVEKSIVVPINEGGTYYWDANKTNEWLGNLMKNYPNKFIAFADVLSSGGYFYDMGPWWLEKAVKEYGLRGIKLHPSNLGIYIDSLDMVPVIRKAADLNIPIMIHSYPSGYQQYDLCEPARIQNITKMFPDATFIISHMGGHRWIDALGGCEYVDISTFLPELVNLYGIEQANRVLRNFGVDRLIFATDYPQVRFCKTENIYERYCDILNQMDFTEEEAEKIAYKNIEKVLSIKNSK from the coding sequence ATGGATTGGAAAAAAATTAAAAAGATAGATGGACATATGCATTTATTACCACCTGAATCATTAAAATTAAAAAAACAATATGAGCCTGAAACTTGGGGACATGCTGATGTCGAAGAGTTTTTAGATATTATGAAAGAATATAATGTTGAAAAATCTATAGTAGTACCAATCAATGAGGGTGGTACATATTATTGGGATGCAAATAAAACTAATGAATGGTTGGGAAACTTAATGAAAAATTATCCTAATAAATTCATAGCTTTTGCAGATGTACTTAGTTCCGGTGGATATTTTTATGATATGGGACCATGGTGGTTAGAAAAAGCAGTTAAGGAATATGGATTAAGAGGAATTAAATTACATCCATCTAATTTAGGAATTTATATAGATTCATTGGATATGGTTCCGGTTATCAGAAAAGCTGCTGATTTAAATATTCCTATCATGATACATTCTTATCCCTCGGGTTATCAACAATATGATTTATGTGAGCCTGCTCGTATACAAAATATAACTAAGATGTTTCCAGATGCAACATTTATAATTTCCCATATGGGAGGACATAGATGGATTGATGCATTAGGAGGATGTGAGTATGTAGATATTTCAACATTTCTACCTGAATTAGTTAATTTATATGGAATAGAACAAGCAAATAGAGTGTTACGTAATTTTGGTGTTGATAGATTGATCTTTGCAACTGATTACCCGCAAGTACGTTTTTGTAAAACGGAAAATATATATGAGAGATATTGTGATATATTAAATCAAATGGATTTTACAGAAGAGGAAGCAGAAAAAATAGCATATAAGAATATTGAAAAGGTATTAAGTATAAAGAATAGTAAATAA
- a CDS encoding histidine phosphatase family protein, with protein MKKIITVQHTQSIHHTNGMVGSWTDWELSELGVKQAHKIGENLKEELKNQKIKMYSSDLTRAKQTAEIVGQHIEVTPILKKELRERNLGKCCGKSVKWLKENVEVQEKTVDDRLFSDAESRRDEWNRLEPFFTEIMQSEDEVIIIVSHGDLLSVFNTMFLGLEIEVLNKAEVFGLAGGVSYLILNDSGKRLIRKMSDMSYIK; from the coding sequence ATGAAAAAAATTATTACGGTGCAACACACACAATCAATACATCATACAAACGGTATGGTTGGTTCATGGACAGATTGGGAATTATCAGAATTAGGAGTAAAACAAGCACATAAAATAGGTGAAAATTTAAAAGAAGAATTAAAAAATCAGAAAATTAAAATGTATTCATCAGACTTAACTAGGGCAAAGCAAACAGCTGAAATAGTTGGACAACACATAGAAGTAACTCCTATATTAAAAAAGGAATTAAGAGAGAGAAACCTAGGGAAATGTTGTGGCAAATCTGTAAAATGGTTAAAAGAAAATGTAGAAGTACAAGAAAAGACTGTTGATGATAGGTTATTTTCAGACGCAGAAAGTCGTAGAGATGAATGGAACAGATTAGAACCTTTCTTTACAGAAATTATGCAAAGTGAAGATGAAGTAATAATCATTGTATCGCATGGAGATTTATTAAGTGTATTTAACACGATGTTTTTGGGATTGGAAATTGAAGTGCTAAATAAAGCTGAAGTATTTGGTTTAGCAGGTGGAGTTTCGTATTTAATATTAAATGATTCAGGAAAAAGGTTAATAAGAAAGATGAGCGATATGTCTTATATAAAATAA
- a CDS encoding NUDIX hydrolase, whose product MSDYIADLRKIVGHIPLILSTAGAIVLDESDRILLQHRSDNDMWGLPGGTVEIGETVEETAKREVKEETGIIIEDLKLFNIYSGSNQHYIYPNGDEVYFICIAYYTRNFTGKLLTHEIETKDIKFFDVNNLPKNISPSNISIIEDLKFKLDNKLL is encoded by the coding sequence ATGTCAGATTATATAGCAGACTTAAGAAAAATAGTAGGACATATACCATTAATTCTTAGTACGGCTGGAGCTATAGTTCTTGATGAAAGTGATAGAATTTTATTGCAGCATAGAAGTGATAATGATATGTGGGGATTGCCAGGTGGAACAGTTGAAATTGGAGAGACAGTTGAAGAAACCGCAAAACGAGAAGTTAAAGAAGAAACAGGTATTATTATAGAAGATCTTAAATTATTTAATATATATTCTGGAAGTAATCAGCATTATATATATCCTAATGGGGATGAAGTTTATTTTATATGTATAGCATATTATACTAGAAATTTTACTGGTAAATTATTAACACATGAAATAGAAACAAAAGATATTAAGTTTTTTGATGTAAATAATTTACCTAAAAATATAAGTCCATCTAATATAAGTATTATAGAAGATTTGAAATTTAAATTAGATAATAAATTACTTTAG
- a CDS encoding carboxypeptidase-like regulatory domain-containing protein encodes MNKEDVKLSGIITDKNKVPLENADVFLMNSNFEDICKTKTDQYGKYTIIVEKGLDYLLAIVKDYSVKFLEYWVWNLPLLEDVEINACIDGLEVYAINVFRIQGAFPALTVYFRPMSLHRAKNKQENDKLKQRNLNDISPKLVKSDIDVFIDNEKVEVYEINKVNEYTGLEEGYHQSMCGYLMQIQMPKNFDKTKYFKIDIKIRDTETDEYGEGTVFWKLCN; translated from the coding sequence ATGAATAAAGAAGATGTAAAATTAAGTGGCATTATTACTGATAAAAATAAAGTTCCTTTAGAAAATGCTGATGTTTTTTTAATGAATTCTAATTTTGAAGATATATGTAAAACAAAAACAGATCAATATGGGAAATATACAATAATAGTTGAAAAAGGATTAGATTATTTATTAGCAATTGTAAAAGATTATTCAGTTAAATTTCTAGAATATTGGGTGTGGAATTTACCGTTATTAGAAGATGTAGAGATAAATGCTTGTATTGATGGATTAGAAGTTTATGCAATAAATGTTTTTCGAATACAAGGTGCTTTTCCAGCACTAACAGTATACTTTAGACCAATGAGTTTACATAGAGCAAAAAATAAACAAGAAAATGATAAACTAAAACAAAGAAATCTAAATGATATTAGTCCTAAATTAGTAAAAAGTGATATTGATGTATTTATTGATAATGAGAAGGTAGAAGTATATGAAATTAATAAAGTAAATGAGTATACTGGACTAGAAGAAGGATATCATCAAAGTATGTGTGGTTATTTAATGCAGATTCAAATGCCCAAAAACTTTGATAAAACAAAGTATTTTAAAATTGATATAAAGATAAGAGACACGGAAACGGATGAGTATGGAGAGGGTACGGTATTTTGGAAATTATGTAACTAA
- a CDS encoding GNAT family N-acetyltransferase, with the protein MITFGNGVVINATSNILPLLRDKLQGKTRYEVLNMPFVYGINPYYLPNLNSIYLLHKSDSFLFEFVEKDDISKLYQHKGFNYALQYDLNSFHTEHLAVIAKYENEIVGIASAVAECDDLWQINVDVLPSYRGNSIATTMVNMLTIEVLNRGKIPYYNTDSGNVISQRVAVKSGYIPTWSHSYRTRLDLL; encoded by the coding sequence ATGATTACATTTGGAAATGGTGTTGTTATTAATGCTACATCTAATATTTTACCTTTATTACGTGACAAACTTCAAGGAAAAACAAGATATGAAGTATTAAATATGCCATTTGTATATGGTATTAATCCATACTATCTTCCTAATTTAAATAGTATTTATTTGCTTCACAAGAGTGATAGTTTTCTATTTGAGTTTGTGGAAAAGGATGATATATCAAAACTTTATCAACATAAAGGATTCAACTATGCATTACAGTATGATCTTAATAGTTTTCACACAGAACATTTAGCAGTAATAGCAAAGTATGAAAATGAAATAGTTGGTATTGCAAGTGCTGTAGCTGAATGTGATGATTTATGGCAGATTAATGTTGATGTTTTACCTTCATATAGAGGAAATAGTATTGCAACTACAATGGTAAATATGTTAACTATTGAAGTTTTAAATCGTGGAAAAATACCATATTATAATACAGATAGTGGAAATGTTATTTCTCAACGTGTTGCAGTAAAATCGGGATATATTCCAACGTGGTCACATAGTTACAGAACAAGGTTGGATTTGTTATAG